Proteins found in one Erythrobacter sp. 3-20A1M genomic segment:
- a CDS encoding DUF389 domain-containing protein translates to MEAAPASHPADETRTYQARVAVIARYWRGWWRNVVLESVDQEEVIARRREEAYISARYLFMLAMSAGIAVLGLLLSSPAVVIGAMLIAPLMGPIIGAGFALAIGDYGWLQKSVYALAAGTLLAIALTALVVFLSPLQTVTPEIAARTRPNLFDLGVAVFSALAGAYSMIRGREGTIVGVAIATALMPPLAVVGFGIATLNWTVFSGALLLFVTNLMTIALVATIMARIYGFSARLSGRQTRLQTIIIVVVFVALAIPLFLSLRQIVWETNAARQIRTSVMEGFGSDARLSQIDFDLESKPITVDATVLTPELHPAAKQKGETTLEGLLGEQVDFRLTQYRVGTTEQAEQAQLAAAQAREEQAKDERLDALARDLALVAGVAPDDVTLDRENRRAIVRAVPLAGANVQTFQQLERRIAAQYPDWTIAVQPPQLPLPEIAFADGAPTPAGRQALSTLVWAAQRTGAPVYLQGGDPETRQVAAGILADSGVSAGLAVGGPVMRARWGTAP, encoded by the coding sequence ATGGAAGCGGCACCTGCAAGTCATCCTGCCGATGAGACCCGAACCTACCAGGCGCGCGTGGCCGTCATCGCGCGCTATTGGCGCGGTTGGTGGCGCAACGTCGTGCTGGAGAGCGTCGACCAGGAAGAGGTGATCGCGCGGCGTCGCGAGGAAGCCTACATCTCCGCGCGCTATCTGTTCATGCTGGCGATGTCGGCCGGTATTGCGGTGCTGGGCCTGCTGCTGTCGTCCCCCGCAGTGGTGATCGGCGCGATGCTGATCGCCCCCCTGATGGGGCCCATCATCGGCGCAGGCTTCGCGCTGGCGATCGGCGACTATGGCTGGTTGCAGAAATCGGTCTACGCGCTCGCTGCGGGTACGCTGCTGGCGATCGCCCTGACCGCGCTGGTGGTGTTCCTTTCCCCCCTGCAGACCGTCACGCCGGAGATAGCGGCGCGCACGCGGCCCAACCTGTTCGACCTCGGCGTGGCGGTATTCTCCGCCCTGGCTGGCGCCTATTCGATGATCCGCGGGCGCGAGGGGACGATCGTGGGCGTCGCCATCGCCACCGCATTGATGCCGCCGCTGGCGGTGGTCGGCTTCGGCATCGCGACGCTCAACTGGACGGTGTTTTCGGGGGCTCTGCTCCTGTTCGTCACCAATCTGATGACAATCGCGCTGGTGGCCACGATCATGGCCCGCATCTACGGCTTCAGTGCCCGGCTCTCGGGCCGACAGACCCGGCTGCAGACGATCATCATCGTGGTGGTTTTCGTGGCGCTGGCGATCCCGCTGTTCCTCTCGTTGCGGCAGATCGTGTGGGAAACCAACGCCGCGCGGCAGATCCGTACTTCGGTGATGGAAGGGTTCGGTTCGGATGCACGGCTGTCGCAGATCGATTTCGATCTCGAGAGCAAACCGATCACCGTCGATGCGACGGTCCTGACCCCCGAGTTGCACCCCGCCGCCAAGCAGAAGGGGGAAACGACGCTGGAGGGGCTGCTGGGCGAGCAGGTCGATTTCCGCCTGACGCAGTACCGCGTCGGCACCACCGAACAGGCGGAACAGGCACAGCTCGCCGCGGCACAGGCGCGCGAAGAGCAGGCGAAGGACGAACGGCTCGATGCGCTCGCTCGGGACCTCGCTCTGGTCGCGGGAGTAGCGCCGGACGATGTGACGCTGGATCGGGAGAACCGCCGGGCGATCGTGCGCGCGGTGCCGCTGGCGGGGGCGAACGTGCAGACGTTCCAGCAGCTGGAGCGACGCATCGCCGCGCAATATCCCGACTGGACCATAGCCGTGCAGCCGCCGCAATTGCCGCTGCCTGAAATCGCCTTCGCGGACGGTGCACCGACTCCCGCCGGGCGGCAGGCGCTTTCCACGCTGGTCTGGGCGGCCCAGCGCACCGGCGCGCCGGTTTACCTGCAGGGCGGGGATCCTGAGACGCGGCAGGTCGCGGCCGGTATCCTTGCGGATTCCGGCGTATCGGCGGGGCTTGCGGTCGGAGGGCCGGTGATGCGCGCCCGCTGGGGAACCGCGCCCTGA
- a CDS encoding toxic anion resistance protein, translated as MADDVTATKTKTDTGLELTPPDPVPEVAPEKAAGLVPVAEETKNKLDKKVDDFISALVSEDANSPEFGQKVDQLTNMGRKEIAAAAQQSNRFLDRPIRAMDKDEGVGANLAELRRTVEELDPGRRGKLTGPRKILGIIPFGNKLNDYFRSYQSAQTHIQQILDKLHSGRKELWEDNAAIDVERAKLWEAMGSLEQMIHISKTLDTRLEEKANELDATDPAKAKAIRETALFYVRQRTQDLLTQMAVSVQGYLALDLVKKNNVELVKGVDRASTTTVSALRTAVTVSEAMTNQRLVLQQITALNDTTAGIIDSTGTMLREQTGKIHEQAASSTIPLETLQRAFQNIYDTMDEVDAFKLRALDSMKQTVNVLSDEVEKSKGYIARSEGQAKSSKQVTGSQPDLLALDS; from the coding sequence ATGGCCGACGACGTGACCGCGACGAAGACGAAAACCGATACCGGGCTGGAACTGACGCCCCCCGATCCCGTGCCCGAGGTCGCGCCGGAAAAGGCGGCCGGGTTGGTTCCGGTGGCCGAGGAAACGAAGAACAAGCTCGACAAGAAGGTCGACGACTTCATCTCCGCGCTGGTCAGCGAAGACGCGAACTCACCCGAATTCGGCCAGAAGGTCGATCAGCTGACCAATATGGGGCGCAAGGAAATCGCCGCCGCGGCGCAGCAATCGAACCGCTTCCTCGACCGCCCCATCCGCGCGATGGATAAGGACGAGGGCGTCGGAGCCAATCTCGCCGAACTGCGCCGCACGGTGGAGGAGCTCGATCCGGGCCGGCGGGGCAAGCTGACCGGTCCGCGCAAGATTCTGGGCATCATCCCCTTCGGCAACAAGCTGAACGACTATTTCCGCAGCTATCAGAGCGCGCAGACCCACATCCAGCAGATCCTCGACAAGCTGCATTCGGGACGCAAGGAATTGTGGGAAGACAACGCCGCGATCGATGTCGAACGGGCGAAGCTGTGGGAGGCGATGGGCAGCCTCGAACAGATGATCCACATCTCGAAAACGCTGGACACCCGGTTGGAGGAGAAGGCGAACGAGCTCGACGCGACCGACCCGGCGAAGGCCAAGGCGATCCGCGAAACCGCGCTGTTCTACGTCCGGCAGCGTACGCAGGACCTGCTGACCCAGATGGCGGTGTCGGTGCAGGGCTACCTCGCGCTCGACCTGGTCAAAAAGAACAATGTCGAGCTGGTGAAGGGCGTCGACCGTGCCAGCACCACCACCGTTTCCGCGCTGCGCACCGCCGTCACCGTCAGCGAGGCGATGACCAACCAGCGGTTGGTGCTGCAACAGATCACCGCGCTGAACGACACGACGGCGGGCATTATCGATTCGACCGGCACGATGTTGCGCGAGCAGACGGGCAAGATCCACGAGCAGGCGGCATCGAGTACGATCCCGCTGGAGACGCTGCAGCGCGCATTCCAGAACATCTACGACACGATGGACGAGGTCGACGCGTTCAAACTGCGCGCGCTCGACAGCATGAAACAGACGGTCAACGTCCTGTCCGACGAGGTCGAGAAGTCCAAAGGGTATATCGCGAGGTCCGAAGGGCAGGCGAAGTCGTCCAAACAAGTCACGGGCAGCCAGCCCGACCTGCTGGCGCTGGATAGCTGA
- a CDS encoding HAMP domain-containing sensor histidine kinase has protein sequence MVYSREPSPARGGDIFGTFIAARDLGDGNWRVVDNSVNETLSRWRRRLLLTILSVLAIALAFGFLLSRRIATPIVRLGRAADEAKAGEDWVFDDHNAPPEIRVSADALRGFHQRSTAAAAQKLTMLGAMAHDIGTPLARLAFRMVRLSEEDRIAAQKDIQVIQRLLADSLTMARPWQGATHAVDLALLVAETVAQEQAAGKEVFLLKNQSAVISGHDLSLRRLIQNLIDNALHYGGDARLSVENRVKDVLLSVSDSGPGFPDEDIDRLLEPYVRGEQSRNPATGGSGLGLAIVRQIAERHRGTVSLKNGAGGGAWVSVILPLRNHQ, from the coding sequence GTGGTTTATTCTCGAGAACCCTCGCCAGCACGAGGGGGCGATATCTTCGGCACCTTCATCGCGGCCCGCGATCTTGGCGACGGGAACTGGAGGGTGGTCGACAATTCCGTCAACGAGACGCTTTCGCGCTGGCGGCGACGGCTGCTCCTGACAATCCTGTCCGTCCTGGCGATTGCTCTGGCGTTCGGTTTCCTTCTCTCGAGGAGGATTGCCACCCCGATCGTCCGGCTGGGTCGGGCGGCCGATGAAGCGAAAGCAGGCGAGGACTGGGTCTTCGACGATCACAATGCACCTCCCGAGATACGCGTTTCTGCCGATGCGCTGCGTGGATTTCATCAGCGTTCGACTGCCGCCGCCGCACAGAAGCTGACCATGCTGGGGGCGATGGCTCATGACATCGGCACTCCTCTCGCCCGGCTCGCCTTTCGGATGGTCAGACTTTCGGAGGAAGATCGCATCGCGGCGCAGAAGGACATTCAGGTGATCCAGCGCCTGCTCGCTGATTCCCTTACGATGGCGAGACCGTGGCAAGGAGCGACCCATGCTGTCGATCTCGCGCTGCTGGTCGCCGAAACCGTAGCGCAGGAACAGGCTGCCGGAAAGGAGGTGTTTCTTCTTAAAAATCAGAGCGCGGTGATATCAGGCCACGACCTGTCCCTGCGGCGACTTATCCAGAACCTGATCGACAATGCGCTGCATTACGGTGGCGATGCACGCCTGAGCGTCGAAAATCGCGTCAAGGATGTCCTTCTATCGGTATCCGACAGTGGTCCGGGTTTCCCCGATGAGGATATCGACCGGCTTCTCGAACCCTATGTCCGCGGCGAGCAATCGCGCAATCCCGCAACCGGAGGAAGCGGGCTCGGTCTGGCAATCGTTCGGCAAATCGCCGAACGACACCGAGGCACGGTAAGCCTGAAGAACGGCGCCGGCGGTGGCGCGTGGGTGAGCGTGATTTTACCCTTACGGAACCATCAGTAG
- a CDS encoding fatty acyl-AMP ligase: MTETTLKPTPNDCPLPRRRSDFATFAEAIHYAARSEKGLNFHDMRGALERPYTYGEMRDDALAMAYRLKAAGVGAKDRVALIAETGPEFAALFCACIFTGAWPVPLPLPTTFGGKESYIDQLSAQLESADPKLLLYPPEIAEMVSAAAQRQHCEAIDWESFGQTDAPECPLPEAQADDICYLQYSSGSTRFPTGVAVTHKALLHNLYGHATGVDLGKNDRVVSWLPWYHDMGLVGCFLSPIANQVSVDYLKTEHFARRPLAWLELISRNAGNTLSYSPTFGYDICARRISSQSHVGKRFDLSRWRTAGNGADMIRPDVMQNFVNAFSDAGFRASAFTPSYGLAEATLAVTVMPPGEGIRVELVEEERLSGTRRNLMRPARYRAIVNCGKPLPDMEVEIRTEDGSVRGDHQIGKVWCRGPSVMHSYFRNEEATSECLVRGWLDTGDMGYMADGYLFIVGRAKDMIIINGKNHWPQDIEWAVEQLPGFNHGDIAAFSIETEQGEEAAAVLVHCRVSDPEERQNLRESIREKVHAVTGSACVVELVPPRTLPRTSSGKLSRAKAKKLYLSGEIRPIEMAA; this comes from the coding sequence ATGACAGAAACCACGCTTAAGCCGACGCCGAACGATTGCCCCTTGCCGCGGCGCCGTTCGGACTTCGCGACATTCGCCGAAGCGATCCATTATGCCGCCCGCAGCGAGAAGGGGCTGAATTTCCACGATATGCGGGGCGCGCTGGAACGCCCCTATACCTATGGCGAGATGCGCGACGATGCGCTGGCCATGGCCTATCGCCTGAAGGCGGCCGGGGTCGGTGCGAAGGACCGCGTGGCGCTGATCGCGGAAACAGGTCCGGAATTCGCCGCGCTGTTCTGCGCGTGCATCTTCACCGGGGCGTGGCCCGTGCCGCTGCCCCTGCCGACCACTTTCGGCGGGAAGGAGAGCTATATCGACCAGCTTTCCGCACAGCTGGAGAGCGCCGATCCGAAACTTCTGCTCTATCCACCGGAAATCGCCGAAATGGTCAGCGCGGCGGCACAAAGGCAGCATTGCGAAGCGATCGACTGGGAAAGTTTCGGCCAGACCGATGCCCCCGAATGCCCGCTGCCCGAAGCGCAGGCGGACGACATCTGCTACCTTCAGTATTCGAGCGGTTCGACCCGCTTCCCCACTGGCGTCGCGGTGACGCACAAGGCGCTGCTCCACAACCTCTACGGGCATGCCACCGGCGTCGATCTGGGCAAGAACGATCGCGTGGTGAGTTGGCTGCCGTGGTATCATGATATGGGGCTGGTCGGGTGTTTCCTGTCGCCGATCGCGAACCAGGTTTCGGTCGATTATCTGAAAACCGAGCATTTCGCGCGTCGCCCCCTCGCCTGGCTCGAACTGATCAGCAGGAACGCGGGCAACACGCTCTCCTATTCCCCCACCTTCGGCTACGACATCTGCGCGCGCCGCATTTCGAGCCAGAGCCATGTCGGCAAACGCTTCGACCTGTCGCGCTGGCGGACGGCGGGCAACGGGGCCGACATGATCCGGCCCGACGTGATGCAGAATTTCGTCAACGCGTTTTCCGATGCCGGTTTCCGCGCCAGCGCCTTCACCCCCAGCTACGGGCTGGCGGAGGCGACCCTCGCGGTCACGGTGATGCCGCCGGGCGAAGGCATCCGCGTCGAGCTAGTGGAGGAAGAGCGCCTTTCCGGAACGCGGCGCAACCTGATGCGCCCCGCCCGCTATCGCGCGATCGTGAATTGCGGCAAGCCGCTGCCCGACATGGAAGTCGAAATCCGTACAGAGGATGGCTCCGTGCGCGGCGACCATCAAATCGGCAAGGTCTGGTGCCGTGGGCCCAGCGTCATGCACTCCTATTTCCGCAACGAGGAAGCGACCAGCGAATGCCTCGTCCGCGGATGGCTCGATACCGGCGACATGGGCTACATGGCCGATGGCTATCTGTTCATCGTCGGCCGCGCGAAGGACATGATCATCATCAACGGCAAGAATCACTGGCCGCAGGATATCGAATGGGCGGTGGAACAGCTGCCCGGCTTCAACCACGGCGATATCGCGGCGTTCTCGATCGAGACCGAACAGGGAGAGGAAGCGGCCGCCGTGCTGGTCCATTGCCGCGTGTCCGACCCGGAGGAACGGCAGAACCTGCGCGAGAGCATCCGGGAGAAGGTGCACGCCGTCACCGGCTCCGCCTGCGTGGTCGAGCTGGTGCCGCCACGCACGCTGCCCCGCACCAGTTCCGGCAAGCTGAGCCGGGCGAAGGCGAAGAAGCTCTATCTGTCGGGAGAGATCAGGCCGATCGAAATGGCCGCCTGA
- a CDS encoding biliverdin-producing heme oxygenase: MMPDTPAPSSSLRTRLRDATGDAHRQLDDAMAQLKLTNRRDYALFLRIQYAARIGVEAWLTRHAPSDLVPPPQCPAIATDLAAMGEPLPLEQPRFDQPKDSDALGVAWVLAGSSLGNRAMLADLKKSGAGDLPTAFLGNADMAAFWHDFRPRIDDYADTADGAIRSAHRTFAHFSAIAAAYLPNGAQ, from the coding sequence ATGATGCCCGACACTCCCGCCCCCTCCTCCTCCCTTCGGACGCGCCTGCGCGACGCCACCGGTGACGCGCATCGGCAGCTCGACGATGCGATGGCGCAGCTGAAGCTGACGAACAGGCGCGATTATGCCCTGTTCCTGCGCATTCAGTACGCGGCGCGCATCGGTGTGGAAGCGTGGCTCACGCGCCATGCCCCGTCCGATCTCGTTCCCCCGCCGCAGTGCCCCGCCATCGCGACGGACCTCGCGGCGATGGGCGAACCGCTTCCGCTCGAGCAGCCCCGCTTCGATCAGCCCAAGGATTCGGACGCGCTGGGCGTCGCCTGGGTTCTCGCCGGTTCCTCGCTGGGCAACCGGGCCATGCTGGCCGATCTGAAGAAATCGGGCGCCGGGGATCTCCCCACGGCCTTTCTCGGCAATGCCGACATGGCGGCGTTCTGGCACGACTTCCGACCGCGGATCGACGATTACGCGGATACCGCCGATGGGGCGATACGATCGGCGCACCGGACCTTCGCACATTTTTCTGCCATCGCGGCTGCTTATCTGCCAAATGGCGCGCAATGA
- a CDS encoding polyhydroxyalkanoic acid system family protein, producing the protein MRVPIEHKLGKDEVRRRLKNSDREIADQLPGGVAEVETAWPSEDRMNLAVKSMGQVIHGYVEIEDTCLIFNLDLPAALSFLKPMISAAIEKKGAKLLARPT; encoded by the coding sequence ATGCGTGTTCCGATCGAGCACAAGCTCGGCAAGGACGAGGTCCGCCGCCGCCTGAAGAACAGCGATCGCGAAATCGCGGATCAGCTGCCCGGCGGCGTCGCCGAAGTCGAAACCGCCTGGCCGAGCGAGGACCGGATGAACCTCGCGGTGAAATCCATGGGCCAGGTGATCCACGGCTATGTGGAGATCGAGGACACTTGCCTGATCTTCAATCTCGATCTGCCGGCTGCCCTGTCGTTCCTGAAACCCATGATTTCTGCCGCGATCGAGAAAAAGGGCGCGAAGCTGCTAGCCCGCCCGACCTGA
- a CDS encoding response regulator — MTFFQACLAPVHSAEGRLPNGPRQDRNMADQSILIVDDDRELRDLIVQFLSEHGYRTAQAADVPAMRGILARSKPDLIILDLMMPGEDGLAALRTMDPHDRPPVIMLSAMGSDVDRIVGLEMGADDYLAKPCNPRELLARVRAVLRRNLGDVVQQAKYRFGGLEFDAATRELRQPTGELVDLTANEFRLLEIFLLADRRVLSRDELSRRLKGDHYEEFDRAIDLAISRLRRKLGIAGVPDAIRTVRGEGYGLGPAVERA; from the coding sequence GTGACCTTCTTCCAAGCTTGTCTGGCGCCTGTTCACAGCGCAGAAGGTCGGCTTCCGAACGGACCCAGGCAGGATCGCAACATGGCTGACCAATCCATCCTGATTGTCGACGACGATCGGGAATTGCGCGATCTCATCGTCCAGTTCCTGAGCGAACACGGATACCGGACCGCGCAAGCCGCGGATGTTCCCGCGATGCGTGGCATTCTCGCCCGGTCTAAACCCGATCTGATTATTCTCGACCTGATGATGCCGGGCGAGGATGGTCTCGCGGCACTTAGAACGATGGATCCCCACGACAGACCGCCGGTCATCATGCTGTCGGCCATGGGGTCCGACGTCGATCGGATCGTCGGGCTGGAAATGGGCGCAGACGATTATCTGGCCAAGCCGTGCAATCCCCGCGAATTGCTGGCGCGGGTCCGTGCAGTGCTGCGCCGAAATTTAGGCGACGTGGTCCAGCAGGCCAAATACCGTTTCGGCGGCTTGGAATTCGACGCGGCCACCCGTGAATTGCGTCAGCCAACCGGAGAGCTGGTCGATCTAACAGCAAACGAGTTTCGGCTGCTCGAGATATTCCTGCTGGCCGATCGCCGCGTTCTGTCCCGCGACGAACTCTCTCGTCGCCTGAAAGGAGATCACTACGAGGAATTTGATCGGGCCATAGATCTCGCGATAAGCCGCCTGCGCCGCAAGCTCGGGATTGCGGGCGTTCCGGACGCCATTCGCACGGTGCGGGGCGAAGGCTATGGCCTTGGACCGGCGGTGGAGCGCGCCTGA
- a CDS encoding NADH:ubiquinone oxidoreductase subunit NDUFA12 encodes MSFLGKIFTWWNGATIGTSLFTSMRGEHVGTDAQGNKYYRSRNKRDDLPTAGSYTGRERRWVIYDGANDASRVPPEWHGWLHGAFDDVPESHLPPARIWETEYTPNATGTANAYLPKGALQRGGKRQPAVGDYEAWTPGE; translated from the coding sequence ATGAGCTTTCTCGGCAAGATCTTCACCTGGTGGAACGGCGCCACCATCGGCACCTCCCTGTTTACCTCCATGCGCGGCGAGCATGTCGGCACCGATGCGCAGGGCAACAAGTATTATCGCTCTCGCAACAAGCGCGACGATCTGCCCACCGCCGGTTCCTATACCGGGCGGGAACGGCGCTGGGTCATCTACGACGGTGCGAACGACGCCAGCCGAGTGCCGCCTGAATGGCACGGCTGGTTGCACGGCGCGTTCGACGATGTGCCCGAAAGCCATCTTCCCCCCGCGCGAATCTGGGAAACCGAATACACGCCGAACGCGACCGGGACGGCGAACGCCTACCTGCCCAAGGGCGCATTGCAGCGTGGTGGCAAGCGTCAACCCGCCGTCGGCGACTACGAGGCGTGGACGCCCGGCGAGTGA
- the aat gene encoding leucyl/phenylalanyl-tRNA--protein transferase translates to MHAPRPPLIPIDLLLRAYRAGIFPMADSRDDPEIFWVEPRERAIIPIGGFHCSRSLARTLRREVFTVTCDTAFPAVVDACAAPRPGHPESWISERVAASYRALHDAGHAHSIECWEDGELVGGVYGVAFDRVFCGESMFSRRRNASKVALAWLLALLERAGCELFDCQFMTGHLASLGAVAIPQHEYLDRLSAAHAPQPMSLPDAYAALLSEASGDGPSEGAASSPGKRIAQFLTHTS, encoded by the coding sequence ATGCATGCGCCGCGGCCTCCGCTGATTCCGATCGACCTGCTGCTCAGGGCCTACCGGGCCGGTATCTTCCCGATGGCCGACAGCCGCGACGATCCGGAGATTTTCTGGGTCGAACCGCGCGAACGCGCCATCATTCCGATCGGCGGGTTCCATTGTTCGCGCTCGCTCGCCCGCACCTTGCGGCGAGAGGTCTTTACCGTCACCTGCGACACCGCCTTCCCCGCAGTGGTGGATGCCTGCGCCGCGCCCCGCCCCGGCCATCCGGAAAGCTGGATCAGCGAGCGCGTCGCCGCCAGCTATCGCGCCCTGCACGATGCCGGCCACGCCCATTCCATCGAATGCTGGGAGGACGGAGAGCTGGTGGGCGGAGTGTACGGCGTGGCGTTCGACCGGGTGTTTTGCGGCGAGAGCATGTTCAGCAGGCGGCGTAATGCCTCCAAGGTCGCGCTTGCCTGGCTCCTCGCTCTGCTCGAACGAGCCGGGTGCGAGCTGTTCGATTGCCAGTTCATGACCGGGCATCTCGCTTCGCTGGGTGCCGTCGCCATTCCGCAGCACGAATATCTCGACCGGCTGTCCGCGGCCCACGCGCCGCAGCCGATGAGCCTTCCCGATGCCTATGCCGCGCTGTTGTCGGAGGCGTCGGGCGATGGGCCATCCGAAGGCGCGGCCTCCTCTCCCGGGAAGCGCATCGCGCAATTCTTGACCCACACATCGTAG
- a CDS encoding regulatory protein RecX, with amino-acid sequence MAALWPMNEANRDRRRPARPKRPLDRPGLRDLALSYVARYATSTARLERYLRRKLRERGWEEEGEPDIGALVAEFAELGYVDDAAFAKARAGDLLRRGYGARRVDQALGEAGIGERIRQDLEPDERERRHAALLLARKRRFGPFAAEPLDRPRREKQLAAMVRAGHGFSEARAVIDANDEREAESWAGELDE; translated from the coding sequence ATGGCAGCATTATGGCCGATGAACGAGGCAAACCGCGATCGACGGCGTCCCGCCCGGCCCAAGCGGCCACTGGATCGGCCCGGCTTGCGCGATCTCGCCCTGTCCTACGTCGCGCGCTACGCGACCAGCACCGCGCGGCTGGAGCGATATCTGCGGCGCAAGCTGCGCGAGCGCGGGTGGGAGGAAGAGGGCGAACCCGACATAGGTGCGCTGGTGGCGGAGTTCGCGGAACTTGGCTATGTCGACGACGCGGCTTTCGCCAAGGCGCGCGCAGGCGATCTGTTGCGCCGGGGATACGGCGCGCGGCGGGTCGACCAGGCGCTGGGAGAGGCGGGGATCGGTGAGCGGATCCGGCAGGATCTGGAACCGGACGAGCGGGAGCGTCGGCACGCCGCCTTGCTCCTGGCGCGCAAACGCCGCTTCGGGCCCTTCGCCGCCGAACCCCTGGATCGCCCCAGGCGTGAGAAGCAGCTTGCCGCCATGGTACGGGCCGGGCACGGCTTTTCCGAAGCGCGCGCCGTAATCGACGCGAACGACGAGAGAGAGGCGGAAAGCTGGGCCGGCGAACTCGATGAATAA
- a CDS encoding DUF2155 domain-containing protein gives MRCAAPISVLLALTLLAGCNEKGAPDAEQEAPAPPSLTASARPQQPAQGAEQGTPLKDRVATLGLLNKRNNLSQDIELKPGESKRVGDVIVRLASCERTPPWEEPEETGAFVQVLVAQGRNNADTNANGNWEKIFSGWLFKNSPSVNVVEHPIYDVWVKNCAMRFPGEEAAPSDGPSPDASDNSAA, from the coding sequence ATGCGCTGCGCAGCGCCGATCTCCGTCCTGCTGGCGCTCACTCTGCTGGCGGGCTGCAACGAGAAGGGTGCGCCCGACGCCGAGCAGGAGGCACCGGCACCCCCTTCGCTCACAGCTTCGGCGCGTCCGCAGCAGCCTGCCCAAGGTGCCGAGCAGGGCACTCCGCTCAAGGACCGTGTGGCGACGCTCGGCCTGCTCAACAAGCGCAACAACCTGTCGCAGGATATCGAACTCAAACCCGGCGAATCTAAACGGGTCGGCGATGTGATCGTCCGGCTCGCCAGTTGCGAGCGCACGCCGCCTTGGGAGGAGCCGGAGGAGACCGGTGCCTTCGTTCAGGTGCTGGTCGCGCAAGGGCGTAACAACGCCGACACCAATGCCAATGGCAATTGGGAAAAGATATTTTCCGGCTGGCTCTTCAAGAATTCGCCCAGCGTCAACGTCGTCGAACACCCGATCTACGATGTGTGGGTCAAGAATTGCGCGATGCGCTTCCCGGGAGAGGAGGCCGCGCCTTCGGATGGCCCATCGCCCGACGCCTCCGACAACAGCGCGGCATAG